In one window of Rathayibacter caricis DSM 15933 DNA:
- a CDS encoding GMC oxidoreductase: MNTATMRRFDLDETVDAVVVGTGAGGAPLLASLAARGLRVVALEAGPHFDARSHTSDETVATEINWMQERLSGGDAPTAFGPNNSGRGVGGSTLHWGAFTPRPDPRDLRLRSESGLGRDWPVPHAELTSYIETVEAFIGVSGPAEYPWDPSRRYLQGPVDRNASADMMLRGCAELGMRAVDAPAAVLSASRHQPDHGERPACINCGQCHQGCRTGAKASMDTTYLPAAVRAGAEIRAESFVHGIELDAAGRVSAVLYTSEGVERRQRCSALFLCAGGVETPRLLLHTGVANSSGQVGRNFLAHGATQVWGTFESEMRSYRGYPSSVISEDTVRPADADFAGGYLIQSLGVMPLTLATTLVRGGGLWGRELMDALDGYRFLAGVGINAECLPSDGNRLELTDELDEQGVPKAVISFSPGSNEDAIDRHAIRTLTAIVEAAGATSTRVLARTAHTLGTCRMGEDRDDAVVDADGRSFDVPNLWICDNSVFPSALIANPALATMALSLRTADRFLAA; the protein is encoded by the coding sequence ATGAACACCGCAACTATGCGCCGCTTCGATCTCGACGAGACGGTCGACGCCGTCGTCGTCGGCACCGGCGCGGGAGGAGCGCCGCTGCTGGCCTCGCTCGCGGCCCGCGGCCTGCGGGTCGTCGCACTCGAGGCCGGCCCGCACTTCGACGCCCGGAGCCACACGTCCGACGAGACCGTCGCGACCGAGATCAACTGGATGCAGGAGCGACTGAGCGGCGGCGACGCCCCCACCGCCTTCGGCCCGAACAACAGCGGCCGCGGAGTGGGCGGATCGACGCTGCACTGGGGCGCGTTCACCCCGCGTCCCGATCCGCGCGACCTGCGCCTGAGGAGCGAGTCGGGGCTCGGCCGCGACTGGCCGGTCCCGCACGCGGAGCTGACCTCCTACATCGAGACCGTGGAGGCGTTCATCGGAGTCTCGGGGCCGGCCGAGTACCCGTGGGACCCCTCGCGCCGCTACCTGCAGGGCCCCGTCGACCGCAACGCCTCGGCCGACATGATGCTGCGCGGCTGCGCCGAGCTCGGGATGCGCGCCGTCGACGCCCCCGCCGCGGTGCTCAGCGCGAGCCGCCACCAGCCGGACCACGGCGAGCGGCCCGCCTGCATCAACTGCGGGCAGTGCCACCAGGGCTGCCGCACCGGCGCCAAGGCAAGCATGGACACGACCTATCTCCCCGCGGCCGTCCGCGCGGGAGCCGAGATCCGCGCCGAGTCGTTCGTGCACGGGATCGAGCTGGACGCGGCGGGTCGCGTGAGCGCGGTCCTCTACACGTCCGAGGGCGTCGAGCGGCGGCAGCGCTGCTCCGCCCTGTTCCTCTGCGCGGGCGGCGTCGAGACGCCGCGGCTGCTCCTGCACACCGGAGTCGCGAACAGCAGCGGCCAGGTCGGCCGCAACTTCCTCGCGCACGGCGCGACGCAGGTCTGGGGCACCTTCGAGAGCGAGATGCGCAGCTACCGCGGCTACCCCTCCTCCGTCATCTCGGAGGACACCGTGCGGCCGGCCGACGCCGACTTCGCGGGCGGGTACCTCATCCAGAGCCTCGGCGTGATGCCGCTGACCCTCGCGACGACGCTCGTGCGCGGCGGCGGCCTGTGGGGGCGCGAGCTGATGGACGCGCTCGACGGCTACCGCTTCCTGGCCGGGGTCGGCATCAACGCCGAGTGCCTGCCCTCGGACGGCAACCGCCTCGAGCTGACCGACGAGCTCGACGAGCAGGGCGTGCCCAAGGCTGTGATCTCGTTCTCCCCGGGCTCCAACGAGGACGCGATCGACCGGCACGCGATCCGCACCCTGACCGCGATCGTCGAGGCCGCCGGAGCGACGAGCACGAGGGTGCTCGCCCGCACCGCGCACACCCTCGGCACCTGCCGGATGGGCGAGGACCGCGACGACGCGGTCGTCGACGCCGACGGGCGCAGCTTCGACGTGCCGAACCTCTGGATCTGCGACAACTCGGTGTTCCCGAGCGCACTGATCGCCAACCCGGCGCTGGCGACGATGGCGCTGTCGCTGCGGACGGCGGACCGCTTCCTGGCGGCGTGA
- a CDS encoding gluconate 2-dehydrogenase subunit 3 family protein → MPSSDLARPALFVVREQGSAVAGGLAAELEDVLDVVPLEPGDPDSAVQDVVRAVAFHGSTRWLIAGEGRGGEVAALVASRTLAGRSGLFGLAGLVLIGGAAGEVAGRIPTLRLDDATGAATAIRSFWVERAGIGPAVPVNASRAIASARTTTRVRALLAERLLADDPHYAPRVLTPTRLATLRAIADRVVPQDGGRIDLAARVDAQLADGQGDGWRNAALPADPIAYGLGLDSLDGFAALTPVEQDDRLTAVADGSAPAGALTPEQLTAWFEDCRVDLVRQWLSHPASMARVGYDGYASGGDTLPLAGFRSLGADQREDWEPTARSPR, encoded by the coding sequence ATGCCGTCGAGTGACCTCGCGCGTCCCGCCCTCTTCGTCGTGCGGGAGCAGGGATCGGCGGTCGCCGGCGGCCTCGCTGCGGAGCTCGAGGACGTGCTCGACGTCGTGCCGCTCGAGCCGGGCGATCCGGACTCCGCGGTCCAGGACGTCGTGCGGGCCGTCGCCTTCCACGGCTCGACCCGCTGGCTGATCGCCGGAGAGGGCCGCGGAGGCGAGGTCGCCGCACTCGTCGCCTCGCGCACGCTCGCGGGGCGCTCGGGGCTCTTCGGCCTCGCCGGGCTCGTGCTGATCGGCGGCGCCGCGGGCGAGGTCGCCGGGCGGATCCCGACGCTGCGGCTCGATGACGCGACGGGCGCCGCCACCGCGATCCGCTCGTTCTGGGTCGAGCGGGCGGGCATCGGACCCGCCGTGCCCGTGAACGCCTCGCGCGCCATCGCCTCCGCCCGCACCACCACCCGCGTGCGGGCCCTGCTGGCCGAGCGGCTGCTCGCCGACGACCCGCACTACGCGCCCCGGGTCCTCACTCCGACCCGGCTCGCGACGCTGCGCGCGATCGCCGACCGCGTCGTGCCGCAGGACGGCGGCAGGATCGACCTCGCGGCCCGCGTCGACGCCCAGCTGGCCGACGGGCAGGGCGACGGCTGGCGGAACGCCGCGCTGCCCGCCGACCCGATCGCGTACGGCCTGGGCCTGGACTCCCTCGACGGATTCGCGGCGCTGACGCCTGTGGAGCAGGACGACCGGCTGACCGCGGTGGCCGACGGCTCCGCTCCCGCCGGCGCCCTGACCCCGGAGCAGCTGACCGCCTGGTTCGAGGACTGCCGCGTCGACCTCGTGCGCCAGTGGCTCTCCCACCCGGCGAGCATGGCCCGCGTCGGCTACGACGGCTACGCGTCCGGCGGCGACACCCTCCCCCTCGCCGGATTCCGCTCGCTCGGAGCGGATCAGCGCGAGGACTGGGAGCCCACGGCGAGGAGCCCGCGATGA
- a CDS encoding CPBP family intramembrane glutamic endopeptidase, translating into MDLLVLLVAVGLALVAALRFRRSGRPVLRSFGLAVDRRTPMHVVVGIAVSFSAVAVVFLVERALGVIDVRAVEPSLPELGMWTAVIGAMALMEELMFRVLLLTGVLEVVRSLPAGRWIGVGATSIVFGLLHLGNPDATIVGALGTALGGALWSIAFVVTRSLWLPLALHASWNLSLAVWGLPISGISVVPGRFSTRPTDGGVLSGGSYGPEAGLVGMLALLLVAAAVLAYARRIWPSGRLSTLTFAPDPGS; encoded by the coding sequence GTGGATCTGCTCGTCCTGCTCGTCGCCGTCGGTCTCGCGCTCGTCGCAGCCCTCCGGTTCCGCCGGTCCGGCCGCCCAGTGCTCAGGAGCTTCGGTCTCGCGGTCGATCGCCGCACGCCGATGCACGTCGTGGTCGGGATCGCAGTGTCCTTCTCCGCGGTCGCCGTCGTGTTCCTCGTCGAGCGAGCGCTCGGAGTCATCGACGTCCGGGCCGTGGAGCCGTCCCTGCCGGAGCTGGGGATGTGGACGGCTGTCATCGGTGCGATGGCGCTGATGGAGGAGCTGATGTTCCGAGTCCTGCTCCTGACCGGCGTGCTGGAGGTCGTGCGCAGCCTGCCGGCGGGCCGGTGGATCGGAGTCGGCGCGACCTCGATCGTCTTCGGACTCCTGCACCTCGGCAACCCCGATGCCACGATCGTCGGCGCCCTCGGAACGGCCCTCGGCGGGGCGCTCTGGAGCATCGCCTTCGTGGTCACCCGATCGCTCTGGCTCCCGCTGGCCCTGCACGCGTCGTGGAACCTGAGCCTGGCCGTCTGGGGCCTCCCGATCAGCGGGATCTCCGTCGTGCCCGGCCGTTTCAGCACCCGACCGACCGATGGCGGCGTCCTCTCGGGCGGATCGTACGGGCCGGAGGCCGGGCTGGTCGGGATGCTCGCGCTGCTCCTGGTCGCGGCCGCGGTCCTCGCCTACGCCCGGCGGATCTGGCCGTCGGGCCGTCTCAGCACGCTGACGTTCGCGCCGGATCCGGGGTCCTGA
- a CDS encoding GntR family transcriptional regulator has protein sequence MLFRVDHSSPRSLADQLESQVRTAVAEGALSAGDRLPPARELAESLDINMHTVLRAYAALRDDGLLQMRRGRGAWIAESAGPGLVRVTALVDQLVAEARRSGIGPAELIRLIERTTP, from the coding sequence ATGTTGTTCCGCGTCGACCACTCCTCGCCGCGCTCCCTGGCCGACCAGCTGGAGTCGCAGGTGCGCACGGCCGTCGCCGAGGGCGCGCTCTCGGCGGGCGACCGCCTGCCTCCGGCCCGCGAGCTGGCCGAGTCGCTCGACATCAACATGCACACCGTGCTCCGCGCCTACGCGGCGCTCCGCGACGACGGCCTCCTGCAGATGCGCCGCGGCCGGGGCGCCTGGATCGCGGAGTCCGCCGGCCCCGGCCTCGTGCGCGTGACCGCGCTCGTCGACCAGCTCGTCGCCGAGGCCCGCCGCAGCGGGATCGGCCCCGCCGAGCTCATCCGCCTGATCGAGAGGACCACCCCGTGA